In Panicum virgatum strain AP13 chromosome 4N, P.virgatum_v5, whole genome shotgun sequence, a single window of DNA contains:
- the LOC120669217 gene encoding translation initiation factor IF-2-like, whose translation MGEGVFSGAWPRYGGTGASGAGPRRGGTGAGGARPRRIGNTGAGVAALAGGCSFVSSAAGAIAAARCSGPPSQPARCAARRQDQGGGGRRGSSGRPTPGKPGSSPLGAGDHRAVPGALPRHTPLGSSTLSHASAAAALQGAAAAGIWEPWRCRSGSAPLPLDSRTPTLDPVGGRAAAAGSGDAGKGSSAAHGLAMAARGLVEQGLAGVAQEPAAQGPAGSARGEPRLTRW comes from the coding sequence ATGGGGGAGGGGGTCTTCAGCGGCGCATGGCCTCGCTATGGCGGCACGGGAGCTAGTGGAGCAGGGCCTCGCCGGGGTGGCACAGGAGCCGGCGGCGCAAGGCCCCGCCGGATCGGCAACACCGGCGCCGGAGTGGCCGCGTTGGCCGGCGGCTGCAGCTTCGTGTCGTCCGCTGCAggggccatcgccgccgctcgaTGCAGTGGCCCGCCGTCTCAGCCTGCAAggtgcgccgcgcgccgccaagatcaagggggcggcggccggcgcgggtccTCCGGGCGGCCGACGCCAGGGAAGCCGGGGTCCTCGCCGCTGGGAGCCGGGGATCACCGCGCGGTGCCAGGAGCCCTGCCCCGTCACACGCCGCTAGGGTCCTCGACGCTGTCgcacgcctccgccgccgccgcgctccaaggtgccgccgccgccgggatctGGGAGCCATGGCGCTGCCGCTCTGGATCCGCGCCTCTGCCTCTCGATTCGCGGACGCCGACGCTGGATCCGGTCggggggcgcgccgccgccgcgggatccgGAGACGCCGGGAAGGGGTCTTCAGCGGCACATGGCCTCGCTATGGCGGCACGGGGGTTGGTTGAGCAGGGCCTCGCCGGGGTGGCACAGGAGCCGGCGGCGCAAGGCCCCGCCGGGTCGGCGAGGGGGGAGCCCCGCCTCACCAGATGGTAG